One Sebastes umbrosus isolate fSebUmb1 chromosome 6, fSebUmb1.pri, whole genome shotgun sequence DNA window includes the following coding sequences:
- the lsm14b gene encoding protein LSM14 homolog B isoform X1: protein MSSSKPYIGCKIGLISTAQNRYEGILYTIDKVNSTVVLAKVKCFGTEGRPTDRPTPPKDDVYEYITFRGSDIKDITLCEPPRSHHGLPPDPAIVQSASVGSPGVYSGLGPFSPLKMPAYNQLAASSLLNQQYAAALGLGPVLPGLHVRRGPMVEKAVQTLHVDISRQRGGLTASQEREQQQQWERRRPQRPRGESFQTRRGTGATMRSGPGVPNAQQETRQQNYENRQPPRRRQGPRRSRNRSRGQLMVANVPSAILKFDTDFDFDSSNAKFIKEELEREVQDRTKDGNHEVEEKEKEELHSTAEDDHSGPKFYYDKAKSFYDNITSDHKFRLTWAEERKRNLETFGVPGRFLRGQGFRGGYTGRRGRGAAQTPTAYRTRSGQL from the exons ATGAGTTCATCAAAGCCGTACATTGGCTGTAAAATAGGGTTGATTTCAACAGCCCAAAATCGTTATGAGGGAATTTTGTATACGATTGATAAAGTGAACTCCACAGTGGTGCTGGCAAAAG TCAAGTGTTTTGGAACGGAGGGACGACCCACTGACAGACCAACGCCACCCAAAGATGATGTCTACGAGTACATCACTTTCCGGGGAAGTGATATTAAGGACATCACACTGTGTGAACCTCCAAGATCTCACCACGGCCTACCACCGGATCCTGCAATAGTACAG TCAGCCAGTGTAGGCTCTCCGGGTGTCTACTCGGGTCTTGGACCATTTAGCCCCCTAAAGATGCCCGCCTACAACCAGCTCGCTGCCAGCTCTCTACTTAATCAACAGTATGCTGCAGCTCTTGGCCTTG GGCCTGTACTTCCAGGCTTACATGTGAGAAGGGGCCCCATGGTGGAAAAGGCTGTTCAAACCCTCCATGTGGATATATCCAGGCAGAGGGGAGGCTTGACTGCATCCCAGGagcgggagcagcagcagcagtgggagAGAAGGAGGCCCCAGAGGCCCAGAGGAGAGAGTTTCCAGACCAGAAGGGGCACTGGAGCCACCA TGAGGTCAGGCCCAGGTGTGCCCAATGCTCAGCAGGAAACTCGGCAGCAGAATTATGAAAACAGGCAACCACCCAGAAGAAGACAAG GGCCTCGGAGGAGCAGGAACCGTAGCAGAGGCCAGCTGATGGTGGCTAATGTTCCATCTGCCATCCTTAAGTTTGACACAGACTTTGATTTTGACTCCTCAAATGCCAAGTTTATtaaggaggagctggagagggagGTGCAGGACAGGACGAAAG ATGGAAATCACGAGgtagaagagaaagaaaaggaggaattGCACTCTACTGCAGAGGATGATCATTCTGGCCCTAAATTCTACTACGACAAAGCAAAGTCCTTCTATGACAACATCACATCTGATCATAAGTTCAG ACTAACATGGGCGGAGGAGCGGAAGCGCAATCTGGAGACTTTTGGGGTTCCTGGACGGTTCCTGAGGGGCCAAGGCTTCAGAGGTGGCTATACTGGACGGAGAGGACGGGGCGCTGCTCAGACTCCAACTGCATATAGAACCAGGAGTGGACAGCTGTAA
- the lsm14b gene encoding protein LSM14 homolog B isoform X2, whose translation MSSSKPYIGCKIGLISTAQNRYEGILYTIDKVNSTVVLAKVKCFGTEGRPTDRPTPPKDDVYEYITFRGSDIKDITLCEPPRSHHGLPPDPAIVQSASVGSPGVYSGLGPFSPLKMPAYNQLAASSLLNQQYAAALGLGLHVRRGPMVEKAVQTLHVDISRQRGGLTASQEREQQQQWERRRPQRPRGESFQTRRGTGATMRSGPGVPNAQQETRQQNYENRQPPRRRQGPRRSRNRSRGQLMVANVPSAILKFDTDFDFDSSNAKFIKEELEREVQDRTKDGNHEVEEKEKEELHSTAEDDHSGPKFYYDKAKSFYDNITSDHKFRLTWAEERKRNLETFGVPGRFLRGQGFRGGYTGRRGRGAAQTPTAYRTRSGQL comes from the exons ATGAGTTCATCAAAGCCGTACATTGGCTGTAAAATAGGGTTGATTTCAACAGCCCAAAATCGTTATGAGGGAATTTTGTATACGATTGATAAAGTGAACTCCACAGTGGTGCTGGCAAAAG TCAAGTGTTTTGGAACGGAGGGACGACCCACTGACAGACCAACGCCACCCAAAGATGATGTCTACGAGTACATCACTTTCCGGGGAAGTGATATTAAGGACATCACACTGTGTGAACCTCCAAGATCTCACCACGGCCTACCACCGGATCCTGCAATAGTACAG TCAGCCAGTGTAGGCTCTCCGGGTGTCTACTCGGGTCTTGGACCATTTAGCCCCCTAAAGATGCCCGCCTACAACCAGCTCGCTGCCAGCTCTCTACTTAATCAACAGTATGCTGCAGCTCTTGGCCTTG GCTTACATGTGAGAAGGGGCCCCATGGTGGAAAAGGCTGTTCAAACCCTCCATGTGGATATATCCAGGCAGAGGGGAGGCTTGACTGCATCCCAGGagcgggagcagcagcagcagtgggagAGAAGGAGGCCCCAGAGGCCCAGAGGAGAGAGTTTCCAGACCAGAAGGGGCACTGGAGCCACCA TGAGGTCAGGCCCAGGTGTGCCCAATGCTCAGCAGGAAACTCGGCAGCAGAATTATGAAAACAGGCAACCACCCAGAAGAAGACAAG GGCCTCGGAGGAGCAGGAACCGTAGCAGAGGCCAGCTGATGGTGGCTAATGTTCCATCTGCCATCCTTAAGTTTGACACAGACTTTGATTTTGACTCCTCAAATGCCAAGTTTATtaaggaggagctggagagggagGTGCAGGACAGGACGAAAG ATGGAAATCACGAGgtagaagagaaagaaaaggaggaattGCACTCTACTGCAGAGGATGATCATTCTGGCCCTAAATTCTACTACGACAAAGCAAAGTCCTTCTATGACAACATCACATCTGATCATAAGTTCAG ACTAACATGGGCGGAGGAGCGGAAGCGCAATCTGGAGACTTTTGGGGTTCCTGGACGGTTCCTGAGGGGCCAAGGCTTCAGAGGTGGCTATACTGGACGGAGAGGACGGGGCGCTGCTCAGACTCCAACTGCATATAGAACCAGGAGTGGACAGCTGTAA